A stretch of the Poseidonibacter parvus genome encodes the following:
- a CDS encoding SRPBCC family protein: MKTFQKTTLINCEIQELFDFHTNMKNLEAITPLNMDFELINKDFVPHEGGVVKIRTVKNFIPTSWEVKIDKLQSPNLLVDIAIKSPFKYWEHSHIFTKKGSLCELKDVVKYKLPFGKFGELFDFFIQKELKDMFEYRHSITKGLLEPRKI; encoded by the coding sequence ATGAAAACATTTCAAAAAACAACTTTAATAAATTGTGAAATACAAGAACTTTTTGATTTTCATACAAATATGAAAAATCTTGAAGCAATTACACCTTTAAATATGGATTTTGAACTAATCAACAAAGATTTTGTTCCACATGAAGGTGGAGTTGTAAAGATAAGAACTGTAAAAAATTTTATTCCAACATCTTGGGAAGTAAAAATTGATAAACTACAAAGTCCAAATTTATTAGTTGATATTGCGATTAAATCGCCTTTTAAATATTGGGAACATTCTCATATTTTTACAAAAAAAGGCTCGCTTTGTGAACTTAAAGATGTAGTTAAATATAAACTTCCTTTTGGAAAATTTGGAGAACTATTTGATTTTTTTATTCAAAAAGAATTAAAAGATATGTTTGAATATAGACATTCAATTACAAAAGGTCTTTTAGAACCTAGAAAAATATAA
- a CDS encoding TIGR01777 family oxidoreductase, whose product MKTVAIAGSSGFVGTNLKRVFEAKGFKVLGIKREELKDNKKLISIIEEANILINLSGANIINRWTQKYKKLLRSSRLDTTNALVNAMSEAKNKPEVFISTSAVGIYKNDACYDEQNYKYEDDFLGNLCKDWEEAALKAKNLDVRTAIFRFGIVLGDGGAMAKMLTPFKLGLGGTIGNGQQDFSFIHIDDLTNAYEHVCENSSCEGIYNLTAPRPTNNYKFTKALGKVLNRPTILPIPEFVFNLIFSEGAKVLTDGQCVTPKRLLDSGFEFKYKSIDEALTHLIKKS is encoded by the coding sequence ATGAAAACAGTAGCAATAGCAGGTTCAAGTGGATTTGTTGGTACGAATTTAAAAAGAGTATTTGAAGCAAAAGGCTTTAAAGTTCTTGGAATTAAAAGAGAAGAATTAAAAGATAATAAAAAACTCATATCTATTATTGAAGAAGCTAATATACTTATAAATCTAAGTGGTGCTAATATTATAAATAGATGGACGCAAAAATATAAAAAACTTTTAAGAAGTAGTAGATTAGATACTACAAATGCTTTAGTAAATGCTATGAGTGAAGCAAAAAATAAACCTGAAGTTTTTATTTCTACATCAGCAGTTGGTATTTATAAAAATGATGCTTGTTATGATGAACAAAATTATAAATATGAAGATGACTTTTTAGGAAATCTTTGTAAAGATTGGGAAGAAGCTGCTCTAAAAGCAAAAAATCTAGATGTAAGAACTGCAATTTTTAGATTTGGAATAGTTTTAGGAGATGGTGGGGCAATGGCTAAAATGCTAACACCTTTCAAACTAGGGCTTGGTGGAACGATTGGAAATGGACAGCAAGATTTTTCATTTATTCATATTGATGATTTAACAAATGCCTATGAACATGTGTGTGAAAATAGTTCATGTGAAGGTATTTACAATCTTACAGCACCAAGACCAACTAATAATTATAAATTTACAAAAGCTCTTGGAAAGGTTCTAAATCGTCCAACTATTTTGCCAATACCAGAGTTTGTTTTTAATTTAATATTTAGTGAAGGTGCAAAAGTTTTAACAGATGGACAGTGTGTTACTCCAAAGAGATTATTAGATAGTGGTTTTGAATTTAAATATAAAAGTATAGATGAAGCATTAACACATCTAATCAAAAAGAGTTAA